In Alphaproteobacteria bacterium, one genomic interval encodes:
- a CDS encoding GntR family transcriptional regulator gives MVGSKNSAQLSPLTLNRADPRPLYQQIHGALLARIVDGTFGLGDDLPSEKELAASLKVSTFTCKRAFDSLATDGLIDRGRGKRTRVVAAPQIVDFGDTLDGLSERALLEALNLEIDLQDCRFIPATKEVAQTLGIDAGAQVQKTVAIGRRQGSLIAQVTTFVPEDIGRMFDRKDLETTPRFVLILRDGRVRIDRVEQTIGACPLPAGVAAALEAPEGAPALKRLGTIFDDKDRAIEYFEAIYPWDRFSYRMTLRKR, from the coding sequence ATGGTTGGTTCCAAGAATTCCGCTCAGTTGTCTCCCCTGACGTTGAACCGCGCCGATCCGCGGCCGCTCTATCAGCAAATTCACGGCGCGTTGCTGGCCCGCATTGTCGACGGCACGTTTGGCCTGGGCGACGATTTGCCCAGCGAAAAGGAGTTAGCCGCGTCGCTCAAGGTGTCGACCTTCACCTGCAAGCGGGCGTTCGACAGTCTGGCGACCGACGGCTTGATCGACCGCGGCCGGGGCAAGCGCACGCGAGTGGTTGCGGCGCCGCAAATCGTCGATTTCGGCGACACTTTGGATGGGTTGTCCGAACGGGCGCTTTTGGAAGCCCTCAATCTCGAAATAGACCTCCAAGACTGTCGGTTCATTCCTGCGACCAAGGAAGTCGCGCAGACATTGGGGATCGACGCGGGCGCGCAGGTACAAAAGACCGTCGCCATCGGTCGCCGCCAGGGCAGCCTCATCGCCCAGGTGACGACCTTTGTGCCCGAAGACATCGGCCGCATGTTCGATCGCAAGGACCTTGAAACCACACCGCGGTTTGTCTTGATCTTGCGCGACGGCCGCGTCCGCATCGACCGCGTGGAGCAAACCATTGGCGCTTGCCCGCTCCCTGCCGGCGTTGCCGCCGCGCTTGAAGCCCCCGAAGGCGCGCCGGCTTTGAAACGGCTCGGCACGATCTTCGACGACAAGGATCGGGCAATCGAATATTTCGAGGCGATCTACCCGTGGGATCGCTTTTCCTATCGTATGACGTTGCGTAAGCGCTGA
- a CDS encoding ABC transporter substrate-binding protein, with product MRRAQVTGLLFAALGVGAVFGSANVAVAQMQDETLRVVTRGLNESRGRPDQGVQSPASFWNWPIYDSLTMVDLEGEAQPLLATSWRNIDTETWHFSLRPNVTFQNQEPFNADSVISNIEYTINGEGKGTTSGRNMTTQARIASIRKIDDLTVEIKTKGPNPILPKAISGNFIPAPKAYADQGNAGFANNPIGTGSYRLVNWNAEGSTLEAFAESWRPAKIKHLALASVPERTTRVQAIISDQADIAIGLSIDNIDSIEGAGHTIGAFPRPSVMAWQFMSTLPDSPFRDPRVRMAANIAIDRDVLNTELLRGLSRPASQCAAHFAFGYNPNIQPYPFDPDRAKKLLAEAGYPNGFEVTAEVVPGAQTGDNEIYQAVAQQLSSVGIRVKLEGISFGVFLKKWFPGADATRLGFEGMFQNYCNDNNVDGLDAFSNSSCRKNPPYYCDQDEMKLIEAAAGEFDEAKRRKAIQDLLALNHENAGGLYMVEVIDVTGVHKRVKGFKNVIQRLNYHEVTIEQ from the coding sequence ATGCGGCGAGCACAGGTCACCGGGCTTCTTTTTGCGGCACTGGGAGTTGGGGCGGTTTTCGGATCGGCCAACGTAGCCGTTGCCCAAATGCAGGATGAAACGCTGCGGGTCGTTACGCGCGGCCTGAACGAGAGCCGCGGTCGGCCCGACCAAGGCGTTCAGTCGCCGGCGAGTTTTTGGAACTGGCCGATCTACGACTCATTGACGATGGTGGATCTGGAGGGCGAAGCGCAACCGCTCCTGGCCACGTCGTGGCGCAACATCGACACCGAGACGTGGCATTTTTCGTTGCGTCCCAACGTCACTTTCCAAAACCAAGAACCGTTCAACGCCGATTCCGTGATCAGTAACATCGAGTACACGATCAACGGCGAGGGTAAAGGGACGACCTCGGGCCGGAACATGACGACCCAGGCGCGCATTGCGTCGATTCGCAAGATCGACGACTTGACCGTCGAGATCAAAACCAAAGGACCCAACCCGATCTTGCCCAAGGCCATTTCCGGCAACTTTATCCCGGCCCCCAAGGCCTATGCCGACCAGGGGAACGCCGGATTTGCTAACAATCCGATCGGAACGGGTTCCTACCGACTGGTCAACTGGAATGCCGAGGGATCGACGCTCGAAGCGTTCGCAGAATCGTGGCGCCCGGCAAAAATCAAACATCTCGCATTGGCGTCCGTCCCCGAACGCACAACGCGGGTCCAGGCGATCATTTCCGACCAAGCCGATATCGCTATCGGTCTGTCGATCGACAATATCGATTCGATCGAAGGCGCCGGGCACACGATCGGCGCATTTCCTCGTCCGTCCGTCATGGCATGGCAGTTCATGTCGACGTTACCGGACTCGCCGTTCCGCGATCCTCGGGTTCGGATGGCGGCGAACATCGCGATCGATCGCGACGTTCTGAACACTGAATTGCTGCGCGGTTTGAGCCGGCCGGCGAGCCAATGCGCAGCCCACTTCGCGTTTGGCTATAACCCCAACATCCAGCCCTATCCGTTCGATCCCGATCGGGCTAAAAAACTACTCGCCGAGGCCGGGTATCCAAACGGATTCGAAGTCACCGCCGAAGTCGTGCCGGGTGCGCAAACCGGCGACAACGAGATCTATCAAGCCGTGGCCCAGCAACTCAGCTCGGTCGGCATCCGGGTCAAACTGGAGGGCATCTCGTTCGGTGTGTTCCTGAAGAAGTGGTTCCCGGGCGCCGACGCGACGCGGCTCGGATTCGAGGGCATGTTCCAAAACTACTGCAACGACAACAACGTCGACGGTCTGGACGCTTTTTCGAATTCGTCGTGCCGCAAGAACCCGCCCTATTACTGCGACCAAGACGAAATGAAACTGATCGAGGCCGCGGCCGGTGAATTCGACGAGGCCAAGCGCCGCAAAGCGATCCAAGATCTCCTTGCACTGAACCACGAGAACGCCGGCGGCCTCTATATGGTCGAGGTCATCGACGTCACCGGCGTCCACAAACGCGTCAAGGGATTCAAGAATGTGATCCAGCGTTTGAACTATCACGAAGTTACCATCGAGCAATAG